The Streptomyces camelliae genome window below encodes:
- a CDS encoding alpha/beta fold hydrolase: MAVGMHVFGPPGTVNYARSAKIAAASPGEAAVDSAEEQDHMAEHGLRNGAAAAGAALALLAVLGPVSAGAASRHTIPGDVTGPGTTDASRFLPGPCPRTPEPIKALTTARCGVLEVPESRARPRGRTIRLAVAVIPATSAKPAQDPVVFMSGGPGGETFGDIPFLVDSGLNRDRDLIIMAQRGNLYDKPNLACPELDGFYAKSVGLPSYAPQTEQLMLKAVKRCRDHLTSGGIDLSAYNSTENAADFADLRTALGIKQWNVYGHSYGSDLATTYLRLHLQGIRAVALDSFTPPQSVSLPFAWAGAKEGLDNLFKACAAEPRCKSRYPNLARTLNEQVTKLEVKPLTLNVRPPQGGDPVKVVLDGGALVNVLVAKAIPLVDVPAAIEELGRGHPERFARARASGSVQVVGQMAYGLTNSVVCSEWVPGHPASDVLNAGRRAFPDWPDSVLAQAPQLTFQNQVCRLWNVPDRTATQRVAPVSSVPTLFLNGTFDMKTGASWAQKTARTLPRSTTVEVPGIGHWVVPQSPCAQKVLASFFTRPTAPDTGCVASLRWEPFTITPK; encoded by the coding sequence GTGGCCGTCGGCATGCACGTCTTCGGACCACCCGGTACCGTCAATTACGCGCGTTCCGCCAAGATCGCCGCGGCGTCGCCCGGGGAGGCAGCCGTCGATTCGGCAGAGGAACAGGATCATATGGCAGAGCATGGCCTCCGTAACGGGGCGGCAGCTGCCGGGGCGGCGCTGGCCCTTCTGGCAGTACTCGGCCCGGTGTCGGCGGGCGCCGCATCACGGCACACCATTCCCGGCGATGTCACCGGGCCCGGCACGACCGACGCGTCCCGCTTCCTGCCGGGCCCCTGCCCCCGGACACCTGAACCGATCAAAGCGCTGACCACCGCCCGGTGCGGTGTCCTGGAGGTTCCGGAGAGCCGTGCACGTCCCAGGGGCCGGACCATCCGGCTGGCCGTGGCGGTCATCCCGGCCACCTCGGCGAAGCCGGCCCAGGACCCCGTCGTGTTCATGTCGGGCGGCCCCGGTGGCGAAACGTTCGGCGACATCCCTTTCCTGGTCGACTCCGGCCTGAACCGGGATCGCGACCTGATCATCATGGCCCAGCGCGGCAATCTGTACGACAAGCCCAACCTCGCCTGCCCGGAGCTGGACGGCTTCTACGCCAAGTCCGTGGGGCTTCCCTCCTATGCGCCGCAGACTGAACAGCTCATGCTCAAGGCGGTGAAGCGGTGCCGGGACCACCTGACGTCCGGCGGAATCGACCTGAGTGCCTACAACAGCACCGAGAACGCCGCCGACTTCGCCGACCTGCGCACGGCGCTCGGCATCAAGCAGTGGAACGTCTACGGCCACTCCTACGGCAGTGACCTGGCTACGACCTACCTGCGCCTGCACCTCCAGGGAATCCGCGCGGTGGCGCTCGACTCCTTCACCCCTCCGCAGTCCGTCTCCCTGCCGTTCGCCTGGGCCGGCGCCAAGGAAGGCCTCGACAACCTCTTCAAAGCCTGCGCAGCCGAGCCCCGCTGCAAGAGCCGCTACCCGAACCTCGCGCGCACCCTGAACGAGCAGGTGACCAAGCTGGAGGTCAAGCCCCTGACACTGAATGTCCGACCACCACAGGGCGGAGACCCCGTGAAGGTCGTCCTCGACGGCGGCGCACTGGTGAACGTGCTGGTCGCCAAGGCGATCCCGCTCGTAGATGTGCCGGCGGCGATCGAGGAACTCGGCCGCGGACATCCTGAGCGCTTCGCCCGGGCCCGCGCCTCCGGCTCGGTCCAGGTCGTCGGTCAGATGGCCTACGGTCTGACGAATTCGGTGGTGTGCAGTGAGTGGGTGCCGGGTCACCCGGCGTCCGACGTGTTGAACGCGGGCCGCCGGGCCTTCCCCGACTGGCCCGACTCCGTCCTGGCCCAGGCGCCTCAACTGACCTTCCAGAACCAGGTGTGCCGCCTCTGGAACGTCCCGGACCGCACCGCCACACAGCGGGTCGCTCCCGTCAGCTCGGTGCCGACGCTCTTTCTCAACGGGACGTTCGACATGAAGACCGGGGCGAGCTGGGCGCAGAAGACGGCCCGCACGCTGCCACGCTCGACGACCGTCGAGGTGCCCGGGATCGGGCACTGGGTGGTCCCGCAGTCGCCCTGCGCCCAGAAAGTGCTGGCATCCTTCTTCACCCGCCCGACCGCGCCCGACACCGGCTGCGTGGCGAGCCTGAGATGGGAACCGTTCACGATCACCCCGAAGTGA
- a CDS encoding alpha/beta fold hydrolase has protein sequence MAGPHVRRLRTRSVAAATGILVTGLLAAPASPQEETPGGASGTVARTVGDARFEPGPCPKTPEPTAVLKGARCGTLSVPENRAKANSRRITLGVAIVPAAVGNPKRDPIVWLAGGPGDDAVGEAKMAIDGGLNRDRDVIFMSQRGTYSADPVLTCRTIDEFNARVVGLVYDARTTERRHVAATRSCRDRLADRGVDLAAYNDIESAADYADLRRTLNIPHWNVYGISYGTHLALVYMRDHPEGIRSVGIDGILPPSRAGSALAWSSAKQGFDGLFKACAEQPACNRRYPNLSATFDRLVRDLESKPVTTTVTPPGSPKPVKVVLDGGALVNWMTSATHVAPSVPRSIDELAHGKPQRIAEQWASGRINPQIFGRISHGLAYGVFCSQWVPYETEAEAARGGQATFPTFPRSVLAQAPQLTFLRSDCEAWRVPAAPRPVRDVTRSDIPTLALSGGFDSQTGADNGPYVARTLPRATVVTVPYEPHVVFAKSKCAQSIALSFFDTPTSPNTGCLKDLKPPKFEIAPARESMGLAAWRVQPGRVTGRS, from the coding sequence ATGGCAGGGCCACACGTGCGACGGTTGCGTACCAGGTCGGTCGCAGCGGCGACCGGGATCCTTGTCACCGGTCTACTGGCGGCGCCGGCGAGCCCGCAAGAGGAGACGCCCGGCGGAGCGAGCGGCACGGTCGCCCGCACTGTGGGCGACGCCCGCTTCGAGCCGGGTCCCTGCCCGAAGACGCCGGAGCCGACAGCCGTGTTGAAAGGGGCCCGGTGCGGAACGCTCAGCGTGCCTGAGAACCGTGCCAAGGCGAACAGCCGGAGGATCACCCTGGGGGTCGCGATCGTCCCGGCGGCGGTCGGAAACCCGAAGCGCGACCCGATCGTGTGGCTCGCCGGCGGACCCGGCGACGACGCCGTGGGCGAGGCCAAGATGGCCATCGACGGCGGTCTGAACCGCGACCGGGATGTGATCTTCATGTCCCAGCGGGGAACGTACTCGGCCGACCCGGTCCTCACGTGCCGCACCATCGACGAGTTCAACGCACGTGTCGTCGGCCTCGTCTACGACGCCCGGACCACCGAGCGCCGACACGTCGCGGCGACCCGTAGCTGCCGCGACCGACTGGCCGACCGCGGCGTCGATCTCGCCGCCTACAACGACATCGAGAGCGCGGCCGACTACGCCGACCTGCGCCGGACGCTGAACATCCCGCACTGGAACGTCTACGGCATCTCCTACGGCACCCACCTGGCTCTCGTCTACATGCGCGATCACCCGGAGGGAATCCGCTCGGTCGGCATCGACGGCATCCTGCCACCGTCCCGGGCTGGATCGGCACTGGCCTGGAGCAGTGCCAAGCAGGGCTTCGACGGCCTGTTCAAGGCCTGCGCGGAGCAGCCCGCCTGCAACCGCCGCTACCCGAACCTGTCCGCCACTTTCGATCGCCTGGTCCGCGACCTGGAATCCAAGCCGGTCACCACCACCGTCACGCCCCCCGGCAGCCCCAAACCGGTCAAGGTGGTACTGGACGGCGGAGCGCTGGTCAACTGGATGACGTCCGCCACCCACGTGGCCCCCAGCGTCCCCCGTTCCATCGACGAGCTGGCCCACGGCAAACCGCAGCGGATCGCCGAACAGTGGGCGAGCGGCAGGATCAACCCGCAGATCTTCGGCCGGATCTCCCACGGTCTCGCCTACGGCGTCTTCTGCAGCCAGTGGGTGCCGTACGAGACCGAGGCGGAAGCCGCGCGGGGCGGCCAGGCAACGTTCCCGACGTTCCCCCGCTCGGTCCTGGCCCAGGCCCCGCAGCTCACCTTTCTCCGGTCGGACTGCGAAGCCTGGCGCGTTCCCGCTGCCCCACGCCCGGTACGGGACGTCACACGGAGCGACATTCCCACCCTCGCCCTGTCGGGTGGCTTCGACTCCCAGACCGGCGCCGACAACGGCCCGTACGTGGCTCGCACCCTGCCCCGGGCCACCGTCGTCACGGTCCCATACGAACCCCACGTGGTCTTCGCCAAGTCGAAGTGCGCCCAGTCCATCGCCCTCTCCTTCTTCGACACCCCGACGTCCCCGAACACCGGCTGCCTCAAGGACCTCAAGCCCCCGAAGTTCGAGATCGCCCCGGCGCGTGAGTCCATGGGCCTGGCGGCGTGGAGGGTTCAACCCGGCCGAGTTACGGGACGTTCCTGA
- a CDS encoding Dyp-type peroxidase yields MSEAADVELELDDIQRGVLSPRPTPYAAAYLAFRIDDRAQGRELMRRSAAAVTSVTDPVSPLGETWVSVAVTCSGLAALGVPDSSLDTFAWEFRQGMAARATALGDEGASAPENWETPLGSPDVHVVIAAVAPDPLHLQEAVDRARPAYDRLPGVTAIWRQDCYALPTEKEHFGYLDGVSHPAVEGSGIAGSNQLEIPLKAGEFVLGYPDELGGTRTPQPPVLGRNGSYAVFRKLHQKVAEFRRYLKDNATDPADEELIAAKIMGRWRSGAPLALAPQSDDPRLGADPHRRNTFLYERDDPAGFTTPGGCHIRRANPRDASVAGEVRLHRMIRRGAVYGPPLPDGVMEDDGADRGLMFAFIGAHLGRQFEFVQSEWMNDSVFFGAGSAKDPVTGSQDGVTGFTIPRRPLRRRLAALPQFVVTRGGEYCFLPSLSALRWLGDLHD; encoded by the coding sequence ATGAGCGAGGCCGCGGACGTCGAGCTGGAACTGGACGACATTCAGCGCGGGGTGCTCAGCCCCAGACCGACTCCCTACGCCGCGGCCTACCTCGCCTTCCGCATCGACGACCGGGCCCAGGGACGGGAGTTGATGCGCAGGTCGGCCGCGGCGGTGACGTCCGTGACGGACCCGGTCAGCCCGCTGGGGGAGACCTGGGTCAGTGTCGCGGTGACCTGTTCCGGCCTGGCGGCACTCGGCGTGCCGGATTCGTCTCTGGACACCTTCGCGTGGGAGTTCCGCCAGGGGATGGCTGCCCGCGCCACAGCCCTGGGCGATGAGGGCGCGAGCGCGCCGGAGAACTGGGAGACACCGCTGGGCAGCCCCGACGTCCACGTGGTGATCGCAGCGGTCGCGCCCGACCCGCTGCACCTGCAGGAGGCTGTCGACCGGGCGCGCCCGGCCTACGACCGCCTCCCGGGCGTGACAGCGATCTGGCGGCAGGACTGTTACGCCCTGCCCACCGAGAAAGAGCACTTCGGCTACCTGGACGGTGTCAGCCATCCCGCCGTCGAAGGCAGCGGTATCGCCGGATCCAACCAACTGGAAATCCCCCTGAAGGCAGGCGAGTTCGTCCTCGGCTACCCGGACGAGCTCGGCGGCACCCGGACACCGCAGCCACCCGTACTGGGGCGCAACGGCAGCTACGCCGTCTTCCGCAAACTGCACCAGAAGGTCGCCGAATTCCGGCGTTACCTGAAGGACAACGCCACCGACCCCGCGGACGAGGAACTGATCGCCGCCAAGATCATGGGGCGCTGGCGCAGCGGAGCCCCCTTGGCGCTGGCGCCGCAGTCGGACGATCCCCGGCTCGGGGCCGACCCGCACCGCCGTAACACGTTCCTGTACGAGCGTGACGACCCGGCGGGCTTCACCACACCCGGCGGCTGTCATATCCGCCGCGCCAACCCCCGTGACGCCTCGGTGGCCGGAGAGGTGCGGCTGCACCGCATGATCAGACGGGGTGCCGTCTACGGCCCGCCCCTGCCCGACGGCGTCATGGAGGACGACGGTGCCGACCGCGGACTGATGTTCGCTTTCATCGGCGCGCACCTGGGCCGGCAGTTCGAGTTCGTCCAGTCGGAGTGGATGAACGACAGCGTCTTCTTCGGTGCGGGCAGCGCCAAGGACCCCGTCACCGGGTCCCAGGACGGTGTCACTGGCTTCACCATTCCGCGCCGGCCGCTGCGACGGCGCCTTGCGGCACTGCCGCAGTTCGTCGTCACCCGGGGCGGCGAATACTGCTTCCTGCCGAGCCTGAGCGCGCTGCGCTGGCTCGGCGACCTTCACGACTGA
- a CDS encoding amino acid permease, giving the protein MFSSVAMGLASAGPAYSMAATLGVIVAGVGLQAPIVTMLAFIPMLLVAYAFRELNASNADCGTTFTWATRAFGPRVGWMGGWGLIVADIVVMANLAQIAAAYGFRLVGLDGLAENRLWTTMAGIVWIAVLTAICYVGIEFSVTVQRWLLCLEAVMLILFAVAALVRVYTDPPPTAIHVSASWFNPFEVPSARALTSGILAGVFIYWGWDTAFSVNEETVDSTRIPGRAAVTSTVLLLVIYGLVSTSAQAFAGVGTSGIGLGNAHNSDDVLSGLGEAVFGSDNTGLLLSRLLILMVLTSALASAETTILPLARTVFSMAVHKALPSRFARVHRRFLTPTWGTIGMGAVSVAVFVLLASYSRNILADSIDSVGLAIAFQYAVTGFACLWYHRKILTRSAKDLVFKGVLPGLGGLIMALLFLYAAFVVYANPEYGTTAVDLPLIGRTGGVTVLGLGALLIGLLLMPLVTRGHTVALKLQRSLLPRHLPQHAAVDSASRYLPADSGSGVGGDWYDVIPLSGTRVGLVVGDVLGHGMRAAATMGRLCTGVRVLARLDLSPDELLSRLADLVEQTHEAGAAGRGPGHRKPRADAALGVSCLYAVYDPVSGKCSLARAGEPVLAVVQAHTGVVDYPELPVGPPLGIGGLPYQSMDLDLAPGSLLVLFTAGLLQSADDRDAGLAQLSRVLAGDRASLEALCDRAVTTLLPGAVDVDATLLLVRTRLLDRNRFAEWAVVPDPAAVAAIRTAAGKQLGDWGLDDLAFTTELIVSELVTNAIRYVGGPIQVRLIRDRSLICEVSDTGHTSPNLRYAASDEEGGRGLFIIAQMTHRWGTRYTHAGKTIWTEQDVQQSGGA; this is encoded by the coding sequence ATGTTCTCCTCGGTGGCCATGGGCCTCGCCTCCGCAGGCCCGGCGTACAGCATGGCCGCCACGCTGGGCGTCATCGTGGCGGGGGTCGGACTGCAGGCCCCGATCGTCACCATGCTGGCGTTCATCCCGATGCTCCTGGTCGCGTACGCCTTCCGGGAGTTGAACGCGAGCAACGCCGACTGCGGGACCACCTTCACCTGGGCCACACGCGCCTTCGGACCGCGCGTCGGCTGGATGGGCGGCTGGGGCCTCATCGTCGCCGACATCGTCGTCATGGCGAACCTCGCCCAGATCGCCGCTGCCTACGGCTTCCGGCTGGTGGGCCTGGACGGACTGGCGGAGAACCGGCTGTGGACGACCATGGCGGGCATCGTCTGGATCGCCGTGCTGACCGCGATCTGTTACGTCGGCATCGAGTTCTCGGTGACCGTCCAGCGCTGGCTGCTCTGCCTGGAAGCGGTGATGCTGATCCTCTTCGCCGTCGCGGCGCTGGTCAGGGTCTACACCGACCCGCCCCCGACGGCGATCCATGTTTCCGCCTCCTGGTTCAACCCGTTCGAGGTGCCCTCGGCACGGGCCCTGACCTCGGGCATCCTCGCAGGGGTCTTCATCTACTGGGGCTGGGACACCGCGTTCTCGGTCAACGAGGAAACTGTCGACAGTACGCGCATCCCCGGGCGTGCCGCGGTCACGTCCACCGTGCTGCTCCTGGTCATCTACGGGCTGGTGTCCACTTCTGCACAGGCGTTCGCCGGCGTCGGCACCTCGGGTATCGGGCTCGGCAACGCGCACAACTCGGACGATGTGCTCTCCGGGCTGGGCGAGGCCGTGTTCGGGAGCGACAACACCGGGTTGCTCCTGTCGAGACTGCTGATCCTGATGGTGCTGACCTCCGCGCTGGCCTCCGCCGAGACCACCATCCTGCCCCTCGCCAGGACCGTCTTCTCCATGGCGGTCCACAAGGCGCTCCCCTCCCGGTTCGCCCGGGTCCACCGCAGGTTTCTCACTCCGACCTGGGGCACGATCGGCATGGGAGCGGTCTCGGTCGCCGTGTTCGTCCTGCTGGCGTCGTACAGCCGGAACATCCTGGCCGACTCGATCGACTCGGTCGGTCTCGCGATCGCGTTCCAGTACGCAGTGACCGGCTTCGCCTGCCTCTGGTACCACCGCAAGATCCTCACCCGCAGCGCCAAGGACCTGGTTTTCAAGGGCGTACTGCCGGGGCTCGGCGGGCTGATCATGGCCTTGCTGTTCCTCTACGCCGCCTTCGTCGTCTATGCGAACCCCGAGTACGGCACGACCGCCGTCGACCTCCCGCTGATCGGCAGGACGGGCGGGGTCACCGTCCTGGGCCTGGGCGCCCTGCTGATCGGTCTCCTGCTGATGCCACTGGTCACCCGTGGCCACACCGTGGCCCTCAAACTCCAGCGGAGCCTGCTTCCGCGCCACCTGCCGCAGCACGCCGCCGTCGACTCGGCGAGCCGCTACCTGCCCGCCGACAGCGGGTCCGGGGTGGGCGGCGACTGGTACGACGTCATTCCCCTGTCGGGAACCCGGGTCGGCCTCGTCGTCGGGGACGTGCTCGGTCACGGCATGCGTGCCGCGGCCACCATGGGACGCCTGTGTACGGGTGTGCGCGTGCTGGCCCGACTGGATCTGAGCCCGGACGAGCTGCTGTCCCGCCTGGCCGACCTGGTGGAGCAGACGCACGAGGCCGGAGCAGCCGGCCGAGGCCCGGGCCATCGGAAGCCGCGCGCCGACGCGGCCCTCGGCGTGAGCTGCCTGTACGCGGTGTACGACCCCGTCTCGGGGAAGTGCAGCCTCGCGCGGGCCGGGGAGCCCGTGCTGGCGGTCGTCCAGGCGCACACGGGTGTCGTCGACTATCCGGAGCTGCCCGTCGGGCCGCCCCTGGGAATCGGCGGCCTGCCCTACCAGAGCATGGACCTGGACCTCGCGCCGGGCAGTCTCCTCGTCCTCTTCACGGCCGGCCTTCTCCAGTCGGCCGACGACCGTGACGCCGGGCTCGCGCAGCTGTCCCGCGTCCTGGCCGGCGACCGGGCGTCTTTGGAGGCGCTGTGCGACAGGGCGGTGACCACCCTGCTGCCCGGGGCGGTGGACGTGGACGCGACACTGCTCCTGGTCCGCACGCGGCTGCTCGACCGGAACCGGTTCGCCGAGTGGGCGGTCGTCCCGGACCCGGCGGCGGTGGCCGCCATCCGCACCGCCGCCGGCAAGCAGCTCGGTGACTGGGGGCTGGACGATCTGGCGTTCACCACGGAGCTCATCGTCAGCGAACTGGTCACCAACGCCATTCGCTACGTCGGCGGCCCGATCCAGGTACGCCTGATCCGCGACCGGAGCCTGATCTGCGAGGTCTCCGACACCGGCCACACCTCGCCCAATCTGCGGTACGCCGCCAGCGATGAGGAGGGAGGACGGGGTTTGTTCATCATCGCCCAGATGACCCATCGCTGGGGTACGCGCTACACCCACGCCGGCAAGACAATCTGGACCGAGCAGGACGTGCAGCAGAGCGGCGGCGCCTGA
- a CDS encoding peptidylprolyl isomerase — MAEQLYATLKTSQGDIVIRLLPDHAPKTVKNFVELAKGEREWVHPETGQKTTDPLYDGTVFHRVISGFMIQGGDPLGNGTGGPGYTFADEFHPDLAFTKPYLLAMANAGPGTNGSQFFITVGPTTWLTGKHTIFGEVADDNSKKVVDAIVGTPTNPRTDRPVNDVRIDSVVIETR; from the coding sequence GTGGCAGAGCAGCTGTACGCGACGCTGAAGACCAGTCAGGGTGACATCGTGATCCGGCTCCTCCCGGACCATGCGCCGAAGACGGTGAAGAACTTCGTCGAACTGGCGAAGGGCGAGCGGGAGTGGGTCCATCCCGAGACGGGCCAGAAGACCACAGACCCGCTGTACGACGGCACGGTCTTCCACCGGGTCATCAGCGGCTTCATGATCCAGGGCGGTGACCCGCTGGGCAACGGCACGGGCGGGCCGGGGTACACGTTCGCCGACGAATTCCATCCCGACCTGGCCTTCACCAAGCCCTACCTGCTGGCCATGGCCAACGCCGGGCCGGGGACGAACGGGTCCCAGTTCTTCATCACCGTGGGCCCGACCACCTGGCTCACCGGCAAGCACACCATCTTCGGGGAGGTGGCCGACGACAACAGCAAGAAGGTCGTCGACGCCATCGTGGGGACGCCGACCAACCCGCGAACGGACCGGCCTGTGAACGACGTCCGCATCGATTCGGTGGTCATCGAGACCCGCTGA
- a CDS encoding TIGR03936 family radical SAM-associated protein, which produces MQRIRLRYTKRGRLRFTSHRDFQRAFERALRRAEVPMAYSAGFTPHPKVSYANAAPTGTGSEAEYLEIALTQARDPEKLRVLLDESLPTGLDIVDAVEARTSGLADRLTASVWELRLDGVDPADAGRAVEAFNGAETVEVQRMTKNGVRTFDARPAVVSLETTETHSSQADRPSDQPCAILRLVVRHVTPAVRPDDVLSGLRAVADLAPPVPAAVTRLAQGLLDEETGTVTDPLAPDREATGALMAAPAAAATAPTPEGSA; this is translated from the coding sequence GTGCAGCGCATCCGACTGCGCTACACCAAGCGCGGCCGCCTGAGGTTCACCAGCCACCGAGACTTCCAGCGCGCCTTCGAGCGTGCGCTGCGCCGCGCCGAGGTGCCCATGGCGTACTCGGCCGGGTTCACGCCGCACCCGAAGGTGTCGTATGCCAATGCCGCACCCACCGGCACGGGCAGTGAGGCGGAGTATCTGGAGATCGCGCTCACCCAGGCGCGGGATCCGGAGAAGCTGAGGGTTCTGCTCGACGAGTCGCTGCCCACCGGGCTCGACATCGTCGACGCGGTCGAGGCGCGGACCTCGGGCCTCGCCGACCGGCTGACGGCCTCCGTATGGGAGCTGCGGCTGGACGGCGTGGACCCCGCCGACGCCGGGCGCGCGGTCGAGGCCTTCAACGGGGCCGAGACCGTCGAGGTGCAGCGCATGACCAAGAACGGTGTGCGCACCTTCGATGCCCGCCCGGCCGTGGTGAGCCTGGAAACAACAGAAACACACAGTTCGCAGGCTGATAGGCCGAGCGACCAGCCCTGTGCGATACTGCGGCTGGTTGTTCGGCACGTGACGCCTGCCGTACGACCCGACGACGTCCTGTCCGGTCTCCGCGCCGTGGCCGACCTGGCGCCGCCGGTCCCCGCAGCGGTGACCAGGCTGGCGCAGGGGCTGCTCGATGAAGAGACCGGCACGGTGACCGACCCGCTCGCGCCCGACCGCGAGGCAACCGGGGCCCTCATGGCCGCACCGGCTGCCGCCGCGACGGCGCCGACGCCGGAAGGTTCCGCGTAA